DNA sequence from the Halanaerobiales bacterium genome:
TCCCCCTTAAAATTTTTATACCACATTATACATTAAAAAAACCTTCTTCCAGTCCGGAAAGAAGGTTAAGTACATAATATTAATTCCCTTACTAGTCTCACCGGACTAATTTAAAGCGGTATTTTTTATTTTTACTATTTAAACTTTATCACAACATTAACTTCCTGTCAAGAACATATTCTCAACTTCTTCTAATTTTTCTTTACTTACAGCAAAAGTTCTTTCAAGTCTTTCTTCATTCTGAGTTTCCAAATACAAACTATCTGGATTTATTTTATTTAATATTTTTTTTAGTTCTTTTAATTTTTCTGGAGAATCATTATAACTTTTTAATATATTCACAGCTATTATAAATTTTCCACCAAAATTTTTACTAAATTCAGTCATACTTTCAATATATTTTTGTATTGTAAACCCTTCAATAGGACGCTGAAGTTTCTGGAAATCCTTATCATTAACTACAACTAATTCACCAACAACTTCCTCACATTCTTTTAAAATATTAAAGTATTCAGTCTGGTTAAAGATATAACCATTTGATAAAATTTTTATTTTTACTTCATAACTTTTTATTAATTCTATAATTCTTGGCAATTCAGTATTATATAAAGCCTCTCCTTCAGGATTAATAAAAATTTTTTCAACCGAATTCTTCTCAAGAAATTTTCCCAATTCACTTATAAAACTTTCAGTTTCCGGAAAGTAATGTCTCACTTTAGTTTTTAAATCAGTTTTTCCAAAAGGACAGAAAACACAGGCAAAATTACATACATTTTCTGGTAGGGGATTTATATCAACTGTTTTTTCATTTTCATCATCAAGATAAATATTACCTATTGAAAAAGGTTTCATTATTTTTACCTCCAAATATTTAATTATTTTCTTTAAAAATTTCTTTTTTTAATTCTAAAAAATCTGAGGCTAAATCTGCTTCAAACTCCATCCAATCACCTTTTATGGGGTGATAAAAACCTAAATTTGAACAATGAAGCATCTGTCTTTTAACCTTTGAATTATTTATTTTAATTACTGGAGTTTCAGCATATTTTTGATCACCAATTATTGGGTAACCTAAATATGCTAAGTGGACTCTAATCTGGTGAGTTCTTCCTGTTTCAATTTTTAATTTTACATATGAATAATTCTCTGTCTTTTTTAATACTTCAAAATAGGTAACAGCCCTCTTGCTATTTTTTTTGGTTACAGCCATTCTAGTTCTATTACTGGGATCACGTCCAATAGGTGCGTCAATTTTCCCATCTTTATATTTAAATTTTCCATCTACAATAGCCTTGTAAATCTTTTTAGTATTTCTTTTTTTAAATTGTTTGCTGAGGTTTTTATGACTTTTATCATCTTTAGCTACTACAATTGCTCCAGAAGTATTTTTATCAAGTCTATGCACAATTCCTGGCCTTATAACACCACCAATACCAGATAGGTCATCTGTATAATATAAGAGAGCATTTACTAAAGTTTTCTTTTTTTCATGAGGGCTGGGGTGAACTAATAAGCCTGCAGGTTTATTAATTACAATTATATTTTCATCTTCATAAATGATATTAAGTTCAATTTTATATGGTTCTAAATCTAATTTTTCATTTTCTTTTTCATATACTTCAACAATATCCCTTTGTTTTAAAATATAACTTTTTTTAATGTTTTTATTATTTACTTTTACATATTCTTCATCTATTAATTTTTGAATATAAGACCTAGAAAAGTCTTCATGTTTTTTTGCAAGAAATTTATCTAATCTATAACCACTAAATTCAGATCCTATTTTATACTTTTCATCTACCATAATTATATCTCCTTACTATTATTATAATTCATAATCTGTTACTATTATATAAATAATTAAAAACCCTGCTCCAACTACAATAGCAGAATCAGCAAGATTAAAAACAGGCCAAATTCTGAAATCCAAATAATCTACTACATGATTAAGTAATATCCTGTCTATTAAATTGCCAACAGCTCCTCCAATAATTAATCCAATAGAAATATTAATATATATATTACTTTTAAAATAATAATAACGATAAAACAATAAAAACAAAATAATAACTATACTTACTATAATAAAAAAATTATTCGCATTTTTTAAAATACCAAAAGCTGCTCCAGTATTTTTTACATAAGTAAGAT
Encoded proteins:
- a CDS encoding radical SAM protein, with translation MKPFSIGNIYLDDENEKTVDINPLPENVCNFACVFCPFGKTDLKTKVRHYFPETESFISELGKFLEKNSVEKIFINPEGEALYNTELPRIIELIKSYEVKIKILSNGYIFNQTEYFNILKECEEVVGELVVVNDKDFQKLQRPIEGFTIQKYIESMTEFSKNFGGKFIIAVNILKSYNDSPEKLKELKKILNKINPDSLYLETQNEERLERTFAVSKEKLEEVENMFLTGS
- a CDS encoding RluA family pseudouridine synthase produces the protein MVDEKYKIGSEFSGYRLDKFLAKKHEDFSRSYIQKLIDEEYVKVNNKNIKKSYILKQRDIVEVYEKENEKLDLEPYKIELNIIYEDENIIVINKPAGLLVHPSPHEKKKTLVNALLYYTDDLSGIGGVIRPGIVHRLDKNTSGAIVVAKDDKSHKNLSKQFKKRNTKKIYKAIVDGKFKYKDGKIDAPIGRDPSNRTRMAVTKKNSKRAVTYFEVLKKTENYSYVKLKIETGRTHQIRVHLAYLGYPIIGDQKYAETPVIKINNSKVKRQMLHCSNLGFYHPIKGDWMEFEADLASDFLELKKEIFKENN
- the lspA gene encoding signal peptidase II — its product is MLYLLISIIVFMDQIIKYYIINNFSHGQSLAIIKNIFHLTYVKNTGAAFGILKNANNFFIIVSIVIILFLLFYRYYYFKSNIYINISIGLIIGGAVGNLIDRILLNHVVDYLDFRIWPVFNLADSAIVVGAGFLIIYIIVTDYEL